Within Oenanthe melanoleuca isolate GR-GAL-2019-014 unplaced genomic scaffold, OMel1.0 S366, whole genome shotgun sequence, the genomic segment CCGGGAGAAGAAccgggaggaagaggaaaggaaccGGGAAAAACACCGGGAGAAGAACCGGGAACAGAACCGGTAAGGGCAGAAGCAGCACCGGGAGCAGAACCGGGAGAAGaaccaggaggaggaggagaagaaccGGGAGCAGAGCCGGGGGAACTACTGGGAGCAGAACCGGGAGCAGAACCGGGGGGAGTAGAAGAACCGGGAGAAACACTACAGGGAGCAGAACcgggaggaaaagaaacaccgggagcagccccgggaggaagaggagcctCGGGAACCGAACCGGGGGCAGCCCCGGGAACCGAACCGGGAGCAGAACCGGGAGGAAGAGAAGCCCCGGGAACAGAAccgggaggaagaggagcctCGGGAGCAGAACCGGGGGCAGCCccgggaggaagaggagcccCGGGAGCAGAACCGGGAGGAAGAGCAGCCCCGGGAGCAGAACCGGGGGCAGCCccgggaggaagaggagcccCGGGAGCAGAACCGGGGGCAGCCCcgggaggaagagcagcagccgcagccgcCCCGCGAGGCTCCGCTCCATGCGGCGCTgagccccgccgagccccgcggAGCCATGGCCATGGTGGCCGGCGCTTGGGGCGAACCGaacggcggcggcggcggcggccccggaGCCGGTGGCGGCGGCGGTGGCCCGGAGGAGGCGGCGTCCCCCGGTGGCGGCGGCAGCGACGCGGAGCACGGCGAGGAGGAGCGGCCCGGGGCCGGCGCGGACTGCGTGGTGTGCGGGGACAAATCCAGCGGGAAGCACTACGGGGTGTTCACCTGCGAGGGCTGCAAGAGCTTCTTCAAACGCAGCATCCGCAGGAACCTCAGCTACACCTGCAGGTGAcagcggggggacagcgggggagAGTGAGGGGACACCCGGGGGTGGAGCGGGGAACAGCCCggagggagcacagggacacccgGGGATGGGGAGACAGCCGGGGTACACCCGGGGGACACCGGGAGGGAGCGCAGGGACACCCGGGAGACAccggggatggagcagggggaCAACCGGgggacacctgcagggagcGCAGGGACACCCGGGGGACACCGGGGATGGGGAACCGGGGGAATCGCGGTTGGGATGAGTGGGGGTCTCAgtgtggtggtgctggggtTGTCCCAGAACAAACCAGTGGGTTCCAGTGCAGAACGAGGTTGTCCTCAGTACAGGCCGGTGTCCATTCCCGGTGTCCATTCCCGGTGTCCATTCCtggtgtccatcccagtgtccattcCCAGTGGTCCCAGTGGTCCATTCCTGGTGTCATTCCCAGTgtccattcccagtgtccatccccaGTGTCCATTCCCAGTGTCCGTTCCCAGTGTTCCCggtgtccatccctggtgtccattcccagtgtccatTCCTGTTGTTTATTCCCGGTGTCCatccccagtgtccatcccagtgttcCCGGTGTCCATTCCCAGTGTTCCCGGTCCATTCCCGTTGTTTATTCCCGGTGTTCCCGGCATTCCCGCGGTGCCCGTGACTCACCCCGGGCACAGGCAGGATCCAGCAGGATCTGCTGGGATACTGGGATCAGGGATCCAAGGGGATAATGGGATCCACTGGGATACCTGGTAAATACTGGGAACAGGGATCTGGGTCAATACCAGGATCTGGGATATTGGGATCAGGGATCCCCGGGATACTGGGTGCCAGGAGCCCCTGGAATACCAGGATTCCGGAAGTGGAGATCCACCGGGATTTTGGGATACCGGGATGGGGATCTGGGGCAATATTGGGATCTGGGatactgggagcagctggaatatACTGGGAGCAGGGATCCGGGGCAATACTGGGAGCAGGGGGGTAATGGGATCCCAGATATTGGGATCAGGGATCCCATGGAATACTGGGATCATGGAGGTGGAGATCCACCGGGATAACGGGATCTGGGATATTGGGATCAGGGATCCACTGGGATACCAGGAGCAGGAATCTGGGGCAATACAGGGAATAGGGACCCTTTGGAATACTGG encodes:
- the LOC130266949 gene encoding retinoic acid receptor RXR-beta-like, which codes for MRRAPAPPPPPPQTFRGAVNREEEEEEESGQKQHREQNREKNQEEEEKNREQSRGNYWEQNREREQNREEKKHREQPREEEEPREPNRGQPREPNREQNREEEKPREQNREEEEPREQNRGQPREEEEPREQNREEEQPREQNRGQPREEEEPREQNRGQPREEEQQPQPPREAPLHAALSPAEPRGAMAMVAGAWGEPNGGGGGGPGAGGGGGGPEEAASPGGGGSDAEHGEEERPGAGADCVVCGDKSSGKHYGVFTCEGCKSFFKRSIRRNLSYTCRSNRDCQIDQHHRNQCQYCRLKKCFRVGMRKEGMEKIPKNPEESQECRILATNPGF